In Poecilia reticulata strain Guanapo linkage group LG17, Guppy_female_1.0+MT, whole genome shotgun sequence, the following proteins share a genomic window:
- the LOC103479814 gene encoding peptidyl-prolyl cis-trans isomerase FKBP1A-like produces MGVDVETIRPGDGRTFPKKGSTVAVHYVGTLTNGKKFDSSRDRGEPFTFKLGAGEVIRGWDEGVAQMSVGQLAKLTCSPDYAYGSRGYPPIIPANSTLIFEVELLKC; encoded by the exons ATGGGAGTTGACGTCGAGACTATTAGACCCGGAGACg GAAGGACTTTTCCGAAGAAGGGTAGCACGGTCGCCGTGCACTACGTTG gCACGCTGACAAACGGGAAGAAATTTGACTCCTCCAGGGACCGAGGAGAGCCCTTCACGTTTAAGCTGGGAGCTGGTGAAGTTATCCGCGGCTGGGATGAAGGTGTAGCTCAG ATGAGCGTTGGCCAGTTGGCCAAGCTGACCTGCTCTCCGGATTACGCTTATGGAAGCAGAGGTTATCCACCCATCATCCCTGCAAACTCTACCCTCATCTTTGAGGTTGAGCTCCTGAAATGCTGA